In Verrucomicrobiota bacterium, the genomic stretch AACCCGCCGCCCTGCCCGAGCACGCTCTCGATCGTGCGCCCGATAAACGCGGCCTGATTGAACGACGGCGTGACGATGGAGAAGCGTGGTATCACCGGCTGACCCCATCGCCAAGTGTGATGAAGCCGACACGACAGAAGCCCCCAGGCAACTGGTACTCGGCGGACACACGGATGGGCCATGGCACATTCTTCGGCGGGACACACCGCAGGCCCAGCGAATAGGACCCGTCTGGGACGGCCCGGGGGATGAGAAGCGCGTATTCGACCTCGACACGGTCGCCGGAAAACCATGCGCCGGGCGCAAGCGCCATCTGTCCCAGATCTGCCGTCGTGCCCACCGGCTCCTCGGCGCCGCGTTCAGCGATCATGACAAGCCGGTTTCCCTCGTCAAACAGCGCGCACTCGACAATGAGTCGGCTAGACAGCGGCGCGAGGAACTCCCAGGCAGCACGCAGCCGAACTTGGTGACCGCCCATGACCGGCCCAACCGCACGGTCGGCGCCGAGCAGCCGGACAACGGATCCAAACTCGACGGAACCCGAGAGAAGATCCGTCACTGGAGGCTCCGTAACCTTCCGTGTCAGCGCGGCCAGTTCGGGCGCGTTCTTCCTCAGCAGCACGAGCTGGCCGAGCCGCTTCTCGATGCCCCATCGGCCCGACTGGAGCAGCCGGTAGAAGATGGCGGGCGAGTCCGCTTGAGCAAACCCCCAGGTTGCGTCCGACAACCGCAGATCGAGCAGCAGGTACTCCACCGCGTCGGGCAGCGTGCGCGGACGCTCGGTCGCCACTTTCTCGCGCCCCAGGTAGATGTAGTGGAATGATGTAAGCACGTGCCGGTTCGTCAGATGATGAAGGAACCGGAACGTGGCCGCGATAGGTACGTCCTTCGGCACCGCATCAAGCATCTCGCGATACTGTGCCACGTCGTTGGGCCGGTACAGGTGAGTCTGCGCAGGATTGCGCGACTTCATCAGTTCCTCGCCCGATTCAATCGATGGCGCCTTGGCAGGAGCAACCTGCGGGCTCCACAAGGCCCATGCAATCCCGCCAAAGAAGAGCATGTACCCAGCAGGCACAAACCAGAACTGCTTGAGGATGCTCACCCGCAAGAGCCGCCGAAGCCCGAGTACCGATGAGAAGAACAGCACGGGGATGAGCGTGGCCGTGTACTGGAAGTAGATCGTCGGTGGGGACATATGAGCCTTTGTATCGACGAGCAGATTGAGCGCCAATTGAGGCGCCATGACAAGCAACGCCTCTGGATTCGCCAACGCAAGATAGCCGACCGGCGCAAACACCTTGTGCAGATACATCGGCTTGTTGATCATTGGGTTGCCCGGATCCTTCGTGAGCGCGACGCCGAACGTCTTGCCCGGGTCGGTGATAGCCGTCTTGATGACCTGCGCGGGTGTCGTGCCCATCTCGCCGTAGAGCCGGCCGAAAATGTTTGCGCCCTCGTTGAAGTGCGGAATGATGACGTGAACGCAGACGAAGAACCAGACAAGCCCGGCGGCGGCCGGCGCAACGATCCACGGCCAGCGCCGCCGCGCGATAAGCGCGTAGACGCCGATCATCATCACCGTCAGCCCCACCTCCTCGCGGCACAGCATCGCCAGCCCCGTGAAGACAAGAAACGGCACGTACCGCTTCGCGCGGAAGAAGTAGAACGCGAACAGCAGCAGCGCCGGCACGAACCCGAGCGCGTGAAACTCGAACAGGTTGATGAACCCCACCGCCGGGTAGAGCAGGTACAGGAACGCAAACAGAATGCCCCACAACCCGTTGATTTCCCGTCGAGCAAGTAGGAACAGCGGGATCGCGCCCGCGCCGAGCATGATCGACTGCGCGTAGAGCAACGTCAGCGGCGACGGGAACAGCTTGTAGACCGGCGCGAGCGCAAGCAGGATCACCGGCACGTGGTCCTTGAAGTAGCACCCGTCGCGGATCTCGGTGAACATGAAGTCGCCGTGCGCCGTGTTCCAGATCGCGTTCGAGAAGATCGCCAAGTCGAAGTCGCTGTAGTTGAAGTTGTGATACTTGAAGTGCGAAATCGCGCAGAACGCGACGGCGTAGACGACGGCAAGCCCGATGGCAATGTAGAGCCCGTAGCGATTGCACCACGCGAGCAGCCCCGGCGCCACCGGCTCAACGTCGGTGCCCGGCTTTCTCGACGAGATCCAACGCCGTGCGCCGCCCTTCATGTGCGACGGCTTCCGTTTCGTCTGCCTTCGCTTGCCCACGGCCGCCTCCTACGAGCGAAATGACCAGAACCGCCGCCGCGCAAGGAGTCGCAGCGTGTCCGCGATGTTGGCGAGCACTCGCATCTTCGAGCCGCCGCGCTTGCGGTCGTAGCGCAGGTGGAACGGCACCTCGGCCGTCCTCGCGCCGGCAGCGCAGAGCTTGAGCAGAATATCGAGCATCACGACGAAGCCGGCCTGGTCGATGAAGCGCTCGCCATAGATGTCGAAACCCCGTTTGATCGTCTCCCACCGATATGCGCGATAGCCGCACGTGTAGTCGCGCACACGAAACTCTGGGAACAACGCCCGCATGAGGAGGCTCGCGCCCCACGAGCACGCGCGGCGGAAGGCCGACAGCCCCTTCATGGCCGCGCGCGCCTCACCGAACCGCGAGGCGATCACAAGGTCGCAGCCGCGGGCGAGCCGCTCGAGCAGTGCCGGCGCCTCGCGCGGATCCATCGTATCGTCCGAATCCATCGTAATCACCACGTCGCCGGGCTGCCCGTTGCGCACGCAGTGCGTGAACCCCGTGCGCATCGCCGCGCCGAGGCCCTGATTGGGGTTGTGCACCAGCACCTCGAGCGGCACGGGCGGGAGAACGGCGCGCGCGGCCACGGCCGTACCGTCCGTGCTGCCATCATCAACCAGGACGACGCGGTAGTCCCACCCCTGCGCGGCGGCCACCTCGCGCACCTTGGCCAGCAACGCACCGATCGCGGCAGCCTCGTTGTATGCCGGTAACATGAAGATGATCATAGGGCTCGCTTGCGGCTCGGGTCGCCGCGCATCGTTCGGTCTGTGATCGGCGCATTATACATGCGGCTGCTGTGGACGCGTAGATCAAGCCCGCCCAGGCGCGCCGAGAAATGCGCGGACGGCGCGCGCGATTCGGCCGGCGGCGTGGCCGTCGCCGTAAGGATTCGGCGCGCCGGCCATCCGGGCGTAGGCCGCCGCGTCGCCGAGTAGCCGCTCGACGGCGGCCGTGATGCGCGCCGGATCGGTGCCGACAAGCTCGGTCGCGCCCGCCTCGATCGCCTCGGGCCGCTCGGTCTGGTCGCGCAGCACGAGCACGGGCGTGTCAAGCGACGGCGCCTCCTCCTGCACACCACCCGAGTCGCTCAGGATAAGGGTCGCACGCTTCATCGCGTGCACGAAGTCGGGATAGCTCAGCGGCCCGGTCAAATGGACGCGCGGCACGCCTCCGAGCAGCTCGTGCGCCGCGCCGCGCACGTTCGGGTTCGGATGCACGGGGTAGACTATGGCCACGTCGTCGCGCCCCACGGCGATCGTGCGTAGCGCCTGGAACACGCGCCGCAGCGGCTCGCCGAAACTCTCACGCCGATGCGCGGTGACGAGCAGCACCTTCCGCCCGTCCCAATCGAGGCCGCGCAGCGTTGCGTCGGAAAACGCGTGCGCCCGGCCCGCCACATCGAGCAGCGCGTCAACCACCGTGTTGCCCGTGACGTGGATCGTCGCCTCGGCGGCGCCTTCGGTCACGAGATTGGCTTTCGCACGTTCCGTCGGCGCGAAGTGCAGATCGGCCACGACCGAGATGAGCCGGCGATTCACTTCCTCGGGGAAGGGGTTGTGCTTGTCGCCCGTGCGCAGGCCCGCCTCGACGTGGGCCACGGGGATCTTCAGGTAGTAGGCGGCAAGCGCCGAGAGGAACGCGGTCGTCGTATCGCCCTGGAGCATAACCAGCGCGGGCGTGATCTCGCCGTAGACGCGCTCAAGCTCGGGCAGCAGGCGGCTTGACAGATCAAACAGCGTCTGGTCGGGTCGCATCAGGTCGAGATCGAGGTCCGGCTCGAGCCCGAACGCCTCAAGCACCTGGTCGAGCATCTCGCGATGCTGCGCCGTGGCGACGAGCACGGTCTCGACACCCTCGCGCCGCAGCGCCTTGACCACGGGCGCCAGCTTGATCATCTCGGGCCGCGTGCCGGCCAACACGGCGACGGTCGCACTCATTGGGTCGTCTCCCCTTTCGTGCCGGTGACGATCAACGCATAGCCGAGTACGCGCGCCAGCGGCGCGAGCACCGTCTCGAACACGTCGAACACGCGCCGGATCCAACGCGGGTAGAGCATGCGGTAGCCGTCGCACGCTGGCGGGAACAGCAACACGGCGCGCGTACGCACGTGCTCCAGGCCGATGCGGCGCGCGAACCGCCGCATGGCGCGCGCGCTCAGGTGCCGCTCGAAGCCGAACCGCCACCGCCCGCGCCGGATCAGCCACGCCTTGGCCCAGCGATACCACAGGCACGCCGCGTTCGGCACCACGGCGAGCACGCGCCCGCCGGGCCGTGTCACGCGGGCCATCGCCCGGAGCGCTTCTTCGAGCTTCTCGTCGTCGAAATGCTCGATCACGCCCGAATTATACACAAGGTCGAACGTCCCGGCGTCAAACGGCAGCCGGAACAGGTCGCCCTGCACGAGGTGTAACGTGTCCGGCCGCTCTTTCGCGGCAAGCGCCAGTCCTTCCTCGGATAGGTCAAGCCCCACGGCCGCCCGCCATCGCCCACCATTGAGCATCCGCTTGAGGATCCCCGCACACCCACAGCCGGCCTCGAGCACGAGCGCCGCCTCGGGCGCTTGCCGCCTCAGCTCGCGCAGAAACGCCCGCTCGTAGTCGGACACAAACCGCCGCTCGGCCCACACCGCGTCCCAGAGCCGCTCGTCATCGCGGCTCATGGTCCCGTCACCCCCGTTTCGGAGCCTTCCGGCGCGGACGACGCCTTCATTCGCGCAATGGCCTCTTTCAGCTTCTCCCGGTCGATCTCGACGACGAGAAAGGGCAGCGCGCGATTGCCGAACAGAGGAGCCCGGCGACGCACGAGCTGCTCCTCGATCTGCCTCGCGTCGGGAAACATCATGTGCACGGTGCCGGTCTGGAGCATCTCGACGACGTGACGGCAAAAGGTCTCCGTGTACTCGACGCCCCGGTATTTCTCGTCCTCAACGACCCGAGTGTTGTCGATGAGCAGGTAACCGATGTCTGCCCGAAGGTAGGGCCCCCATGCCCTGTCCGGGCGCGGATCGCGGAGCAGCGAGTTGAGCAGCTTGACGTTCACGCCCGCCCACGTCGCCGGATGGCCCGAGTAGTACCACGCGTCCGACGTCCAGACCGCGAGCACGGTCCGATTGTCCGCGCCGAGCTCGCCGATCGCCCTGGCCGCCTCGATAAGCCCGGCAGGCGCGTCCTGACCGAGCGCCAGCCATTTGAAGTACTGCCGCTCGCGGAAGGTCATCGGACGATTCTCGCTCGGTCCAGGCCAGTACGGCGTGCGGTAGTTCGGGATCAAAACGATGGTGACGCAAGCGACTGCGATCAAGATGACGGTTACTCCCATGACGAGCTCACGCCCGCTGACGCGGCTGCGCCCGTAGGGACGCACGCGCCCGACGAGATCGGTCACCGCCATCCCCGTGCACGCCGCCAACGCAGGGATCCACGAAATGAAATGTCGCCGGTCCACGGTGCCGATGTGGACCGCGCCGATGAGCAACAGGGCCATCCCTATCAGCAGCGGCGCCGTCGCCCCGAACCCGGCGATGCTCCCCTGCCGTCGCGCCAGAAACAGATGCGCAAGACACAGCGCGGTGAACACCGCGCCCAGCGGACCGAGCACGGCCCACCACTCGCCCAGGATCTGCCGCGGCGTGCGGCCGAACGTCTTCTCGAGCATTGCCTCGGCATCAGAATCGTACGGCTTCTCGCGGCGCGTCCCGGGCGTCTCGACTGGGGAGACACCGCCGCCGGATGGCTGCAGGTCGTCCGATGGGTCATGGACGGACGCCGTTCTCGCCGCAGCCGCCGTGCGCGTCCCCTTGCGTCCAAACAGGCGGAACGGCTCCGGTACGATGCGCTTCTCGACCGGCGCGTAGATCGTGCTGAACCGCTTGAGCGGGTGGCGCGATAGCGCATTCATCCCCACGGCGAACGCCCCGAGGAATGTCGCCGTGAGCACCGCCATCCCGATCACGTGCCGCCAGCGCCGCCGCACCAGCGTCCAAAGACCGCTCAGCGCCACGACGGGCAGCAGTGTATAACCCGTCTGTTTGCTCAGCAGCGCAAGCGCACAGGCAACGCCCGCGAGGAAATAGACCTTCCAGTCGGTCTGGCTCAGCGCCACCGTGAGCGCCAGCGCGCCGAGCGTGAACGTGAGCGCCGAGAAGACTTCGACATAGAAGATCTGCGTGCAGATGTGGATGACGCTGAACAGCAGCGTGACAGCCACGGCGATCCGCGCCGCCCACGCGTTCACCCACACCCGGACGATCCAGTACAGCGATCCCAGCAGCACGCCGCACAACACCACGTTGACGTACGCCAGTCCTGCGCGCCCGCTGGCGAGATAGAACGGCGCGGCCACCCAATGGAACAGCGGGTGCGTGTTGTTCCGCATCCCGGAATAGAGGTCGTACAGGACTGCCGGCGAGGTGCCCGTCTCGATGACCTGCTCAACGATGTAGGTGTGGAAGCACTCGTCGGTGAAGAACCGCGCCTTCGACACAACGGCCGCGCTCTTAACGACGAAGATCAGGCAGACAAGTGCCAGCGCGACGTCGAAGCCCAGCCCGATCCAGCGGCGTATCGATGCCGGAATCAGTCCGGTCGTCTCGGCCTCGGACACCGGGCCCTTCCGCCCTGGATCCGGAGGCCTCGACAGTCTGAATCGCCTCGGTTTCCTCTTCTTGGCCATGCGGTTACCTCGTTTCGGCTTGTCAACCTTAGCACGGCGCTTGCCAGCCCACCATCTGTTTAGTCGTCCGCGCCAGGCTGAATCGCTGAACGCCAACCGGCCAAGCTGACACGGATACGCATGCTCGGCGTCTGGCGTGCACCTTGACGGACGCCGCCATTGCAGGGTAGGGTACCTCCCAAGACGCAAGCCCGGTGGGAGAACGCACCGCGTATGGCCGCAGAAGGAGGCATCGTCGAGGTCGAAGTTCGTGTGCGCTTCGGCGAAACAGACCGCTACGACGTAGCGCACAGTTCCTGTTATCTGACGTGGTTCGAGCTTGCCCGCGTCGAGTTGCTGCGCGCCTGCGGGCTGACCATCCGCGATTTCGACCAGGCCGGCGTGCTCATCCCCGTCCGCGAGTTCTCGGCCAAGCTGCTCGCCCCGATCCGCTATGACGACCTGATCGTCGTCCGCGCCCGCCTCGCCGAGCTCACCCTCCTCAAGATCGGCATCAGCTACGAGATCGTCGCCAGAGATGAGGTCGGCTCGACTGAGCTCGCCGAAGTCCGCATGCTCGCCACCGGCACCACCCTCAACGTCTCAGTCAATACGGCCACCGGTCGCCCCACCAAGCTGCCCGCCGCCCTGTTCGACGCGCTGAAAACGCTTTACGCGCCTCTGGCCCCCTGACCGGCCGCGGTGAGCCGGCGCTGGTAGAGCTCCTCGAGGTAGGCACCGAACACGAGCGACGCCATCCGGTCGGCTTCCGAGTCGCCGCGCGAGCTGATGACGCACGGCGCGGTCGTGCCCGGAATCGCCGTGGCGATCAGACGTGACGGCTCGATCTGTGTGACGAACTTGTAGAACGCGTTGGCCGACTCGATGTTGGGGAAGATGAGCACGTTGGCTTGCCCCACCACCGGCCCGCCGCACGCCTTGTCGGCGGCTACTTCGGGATCGAGCGCCAAGTCGAGCGAAAGCGGCCCCTGAAACGCCGCGTCGGCAAGCGTCGCATCAGTGGACGCGGCATCAGTGAAGTACTCGGCCAAGTGTCGCGCGAGCACCGTGGACGGGATGCGCGGCGTGGCCCGTTCGATAGCCGACAGAAACGCCACCCGCGGCGTCATATCGAGGTAGCCGGCGAGCCTGAGCGCGCCGTGAACCTCCTCGACCATGAGATCGAAGTCGTCGGTCTCGGTGTTGATGCCCGGATCGGCAAACACGATGAGCCGGTCGTGGCGCGGCAGATAGGTCACGACCGACATGCTCAACCGCGCGGCGCGCGCCAGCCCGTGCTCCTTGTCGAGAACGGCCTTGAGCAGCGCGCTCGTCGAGACGAGGCCCTTCATGAGCATGTTGGCCACGCCGTCGCGCACCAGCCGGGTCGCTGTCGTCGCCGCAACGGCCTCGTCAAAGACACCCGTTTGCGACGTCGGCTCGACGACGCGCATGCTGTATGCGTCCAAGTCGAGGTCCATGGCGCGCGCGACCGCCTCGATCTCGCCGCGCTCGCCCACAAGCACGGCGCCGCGCACGATGCCGTCGTCGTGAGCGTCGCGCAGTGCCCACAGCGACTCGTCATTGGGCAAGCAGAGCGCCACCGTTTTCGGGTTCTCGCGGATAAGCGCCTTACCTTGCTCGAGCAGGTCGGCGAGCCGGTCGATGGGCCGCGGCGTTTCGATGCGGACCCGCGGCCGGTAGGGCGACGCCTCGATCTCGCCGTCGAGACACCGTAGCGTCCGCTCGACCATCGCGTACTGCTCGAGCGTGCCCGGCACGACGTAGGCAGCCATGCCGTCGAGCACGCCGCGGCTGATCGCGCGGGCAATCGCGTCGAGCAACACGCCCGAACGCGCCCCGCCGCCGGTGAAGACAACCCCGTCGGCCCGCCGCCCGAGCACGGCGGCCATTGCCCCGAGCGCCTTGACGATCTGGTAAGCCATCGCCTCGACTGCCTCGGCCGCCGCACGGTCGCCCCGGCCGATGCGCGCCTCGATCTCGCGAAGATCAGCCGTGCCCGTGTACGAACGCAGCCCGGCGTTCTTGGTGAACTCGCCAAAGACGATGTCGGCGCGCGACATGCCCCGCTCACGAAGCTGGAGCGCGTAGTCAATCGCGTCGCCCAACTGCGGCACGCCGCGCTGCGGCGTAAATGGCGGCTCACCGAGGAACGCGTTGTTCACGTCAATGCTACGCCCATGCTCGAGCGCGACCACCGAGGTTCCGCCGCCGAGGTGACACACGACAAGGCACAACTCGTCGAGCGTGCGGCCGAGCCGCTCGGCCACAAGCCGCGACGCGGCGAACACGTTGAGCGCATGGAAAATGCTCCGGCGCCGAAACCCCGCCTTGCCCGAGTACTGTGCCACCGGTGCCATCTGGTCGGTCGTGACCGGATCGAGCGTGAACGCCGGCGCGTCGATCCCGCACCGCTCGAGCAGCCCGAGCGCGATCGGGATCGCGTAGTTGGAGGGGTGCACAAGCACCGTCTTCTCCATGTCCCCAAGCACACGCTCGTCGGCCGCCCATCGGCCCTCCCGCCGCAGGTTAACCCGGATCAGCCCGCCGTCGGTCGGCTCGAGGAAGCCGCCGCGCGCGCAGACGCCCTGCAGCTTCGACAGCTCGGCGCCCGCGCCGCGCAGAAACTCGAGCACCAAACCCAGACGGCGCCGGATCTGCCCCCGCCGGCTCTTGCCCTCATCCGAGTGGCTCAGCTCCTGCTCGACAAAGCGCACCGCCCCGTCGACGCGCTGGCCGACGCCGAGCTTGATCGACAATGACCCCGGGTTGATCGCCAGGACAAAACCCGGCCCGCGTGAGCTCAGGTCGAGCACGGACGTCTCCGCGATCGGCGCGTCCGGCTCAACGACCTGCATGCATTGGCGTTGAAACATGAAGTCCTCCCCCGCACTGATTGGCAATGACGGTCTTCAGCAGGGTGGGCTCTGTCGCAACCACGACGGACAGTCGTGACAGAATCGGGATCTGTTCCGTCGGACGCCGGACGAACGGTGGGGCGGACGCGAAGGACATGGTGAAGCCCAGGGACGAGGCGGCATCCCTACGGGCATTAGCTAGGTGTCGTCGTCTCCCTGTTGTGAGCAGCGAAGGCGTCCTCTTCGTTCCGCGTCCGGCGTGCGCATGCCCAACCTGTGTAATATCATACACGAGCGTGCGCGCCCGCACAAGCACCTCGCGCCGCCGCGTGCCACAAATGGACGAAATGCTACAGAGCCGCCGGCGGACGGTTCGCCTTGAGCTTGCGGTAGAGCGTCTTGCGATCCACGCCCAGGATTTCGGCGGCCTTCACTTGGTTGCCCCGCGTCTGCTCGAGGACATCGAGGATGTAGCGATCCTCAAGCTCGCGTAGGCTCATACCCGCCTGCGCCGCGTCGCGCAGCAGGTCGCGCCGGGCGCCGGTCACCGTCGGCGGCAGGTCGTCAGGCGCGATCATGCCGCCGCCTGTGAGCGCCACAGCGCGCTCGATGCCGTTCTCCAGCTCGCGCACGTTGCCGGGCCAGTCATAGCCCATGAGCAGCTTGAGCGCCTCGGGCGCCACGCGCGGCACGGCGCAGCCGTGCTCGCCCGCGTACTTCTCCACAAAGTGCTGCACGAGCAGCGGGATGTCCTCCGGGTGCTCGGCCAGCGGCGGCAGCTCGATGCTGATCACGTTGATGCGGAAAAACAGGTCCTCGCGGAATCGGCCCGCGCGCACATGCTTATCCAGGTCGCGGTTGGTCGAGGCGATCAGGCGCACGTCGACTTCGACCGGGCGCGTGCCGCCGACGCGCCGGATCTGGCGGTCCTGCAGCGTGCGCAGCAGCTTGGCCTGCATCGCCGGGGCGATCTCGCCGATCTCATCGAGCAGGATCGTCCCGCCGTCGGCTGCCTCAAACAGCCCGGGCTTGTGCTCGACGGCGCCCGTGAACGCGCCCTTGACGTGGCCGAACAGCTCGCTCTCGAGGAGCGTCTCGGGGATCGCGGCGCAGTTGACCGCCACGAACGGCTTGTCGCGCCGCGCGCTGTTGTAGTGAATGGCTTTGGCCACAAGCTCCTTGCCCGTGCCGCTGCGGCCCGTGATAAGCACCGTCGAGCGCACCCGCGCCACGCGCCGGATCATGTCGAACACCGCCTGCATCGACTTCGACTTGCCGATGAGTGCGCCGAAGCTGTAGCGGTGGCCGACCTCGCCGCGCAGACTCTCAAGCTCGCGGTACATGGCCCGGTGCTCGAGCGAGCGTTCGAGCACCACGAGCATCTCGTCCATCCTGAACGGCTTGGTGATGTAGTCCTCGGCCCCGCGCTTGACGGCCGCCACCGCCGCATCGATGCTGCCGAACGCCGTCATCAGAATGAAGATCGTCTCGGGCGACAGCCGCTTGACCCGGTCGAGCAGCTCCATGCCGTCCATACCCGGCATCCGCACGTCGCTCAGCACGATGTCGGCCGGATCCTCATCGAGCAGCTTGAGCGCCGCCACC encodes the following:
- the wecB gene encoding UDP-N-acetylglucosamine 2-epimerase (non-hydrolyzing), producing the protein MSATVAVLAGTRPEMIKLAPVVKALRREGVETVLVATAQHREMLDQVLEAFGLEPDLDLDLMRPDQTLFDLSSRLLPELERVYGEITPALVMLQGDTTTAFLSALAAYYLKIPVAHVEAGLRTGDKHNPFPEEVNRRLISVVADLHFAPTERAKANLVTEGAAEATIHVTGNTVVDALLDVAGRAHAFSDATLRGLDWDGRKVLLVTAHRRESFGEPLRRVFQALRTIAVGRDDVAIVYPVHPNPNVRGAAHELLGGVPRVHLTGPLSYPDFVHAMKRATLILSDSGGVQEEAPSLDTPVLVLRDQTERPEAIEAGATELVGTDPARITAAVERLLGDAAAYARMAGAPNPYGDGHAAGRIARAVRAFLGAPGRA
- a CDS encoding DUF2029 domain-containing protein; its protein translation is MAKKRKPRRFRLSRPPDPGRKGPVSEAETTGLIPASIRRWIGLGFDVALALVCLIFVVKSAAVVSKARFFTDECFHTYIVEQVIETGTSPAVLYDLYSGMRNNTHPLFHWVAAPFYLASGRAGLAYVNVVLCGVLLGSLYWIVRVWVNAWAARIAVAVTLLFSVIHICTQIFYVEVFSALTFTLGALALTVALSQTDWKVYFLAGVACALALLSKQTGYTLLPVVALSGLWTLVRRRWRHVIGMAVLTATFLGAFAVGMNALSRHPLKRFSTIYAPVEKRIVPEPFRLFGRKGTRTAAAARTASVHDPSDDLQPSGGGVSPVETPGTRREKPYDSDAEAMLEKTFGRTPRQILGEWWAVLGPLGAVFTALCLAHLFLARRQGSIAGFGATAPLLIGMALLLIGAVHIGTVDRRHFISWIPALAACTGMAVTDLVGRVRPYGRSRVSGRELVMGVTVILIAVACVTIVLIPNYRTPYWPGPSENRPMTFRERQYFKWLALGQDAPAGLIEAARAIGELGADNRTVLAVWTSDAWYYSGHPATWAGVNVKLLNSLLRDPRPDRAWGPYLRADIGYLLIDNTRVVEDEKYRGVEYTETFCRHVVEMLQTGTVHMMFPDARQIEEQLVRRRAPLFGNRALPFLVVEIDREKLKEAIARMKASSAPEGSETGVTGP
- a CDS encoding butyrate kinase, yielding MFQRQCMQVVEPDAPIAETSVLDLSSRGPGFVLAINPGSLSIKLGVGQRVDGAVRFVEQELSHSDEGKSRRGQIRRRLGLVLEFLRGAGAELSKLQGVCARGGFLEPTDGGLIRVNLRREGRWAADERVLGDMEKTVLVHPSNYAIPIALGLLERCGIDAPAFTLDPVTTDQMAPVAQYSGKAGFRRRSIFHALNVFAASRLVAERLGRTLDELCLVVCHLGGGTSVVALEHGRSIDVNNAFLGEPPFTPQRGVPQLGDAIDYALQLRERGMSRADIVFGEFTKNAGLRSYTGTADLREIEARIGRGDRAAAEAVEAMAYQIVKALGAMAAVLGRRADGVVFTGGGARSGVLLDAIARAISRGVLDGMAAYVVPGTLEQYAMVERTLRCLDGEIEASPYRPRVRIETPRPIDRLADLLEQGKALIRENPKTVALCLPNDESLWALRDAHDDGIVRGAVLVGERGEIEAVARAMDLDLDAYSMRVVEPTSQTGVFDEAVAATTATRLVRDGVANMLMKGLVSTSALLKAVLDKEHGLARAARLSMSVVTYLPRHDRLIVFADPGINTETDDFDLMVEEVHGALRLAGYLDMTPRVAFLSAIERATPRIPSTVLARHLAEYFTDAASTDATLADAAFQGPLSLDLALDPEVAADKACGGPVVGQANVLIFPNIESANAFYKFVTQIEPSRLIATAIPGTTAPCVISSRGDSEADRMASLVFGAYLEELYQRRLTAAGQGARGA
- a CDS encoding sigma-54-dependent Fis family transcriptional regulator, with translation MPKRCHVLVIDDDAQMLELMRKVLGDYGCRVSARASAVAALKLLDEDPADIVLSDVRMPGMDGMELLDRVKRLSPETIFILMTAFGSIDAAVAAVKRGAEDYITKPFRMDEMLVVLERSLEHRAMYRELESLRGEVGHRYSFGALIGKSKSMQAVFDMIRRVARVRSTVLITGRSGTGKELVAKAIHYNSARRDKPFVAVNCAAIPETLLESELFGHVKGAFTGAVEHKPGLFEAADGGTILLDEIGEIAPAMQAKLLRTLQDRQIRRVGGTRPVEVDVRLIASTNRDLDKHVRAGRFREDLFFRINVISIELPPLAEHPEDIPLLVQHFVEKYAGEHGCAVPRVAPEALKLLMGYDWPGNVRELENGIERAVALTGGGMIAPDDLPPTVTGARRDLLRDAAQAGMSLRELEDRYILDVLEQTRGNQVKAAEILGVDRKTLYRKLKANRPPAAL
- a CDS encoding class I SAM-dependent methyltransferase, giving the protein MSRDDERLWDAVWAERRFVSDYERAFLRELRRQAPEAALVLEAGCGCAGILKRMLNGGRWRAAVGLDLSEEGLALAAKERPDTLHLVQGDLFRLPFDAGTFDLVYNSGVIEHFDDEKLEEALRAMARVTRPGGRVLAVVPNAACLWYRWAKAWLIRRGRWRFGFERHLSARAMRRFARRIGLEHVRTRAVLLFPPACDGYRMLYPRWIRRVFDVFETVLAPLARVLGYALIVTGTKGETTQ
- a CDS encoding glycosyltransferase family 2 protein encodes the protein MIIFMLPAYNEAAAIGALLAKVREVAAAQGWDYRVVLVDDGSTDGTAVAARAVLPPVPLEVLVHNPNQGLGAAMRTGFTHCVRNGQPGDVVITMDSDDTMDPREAPALLERLARGCDLVIASRFGEARAAMKGLSAFRRACSWGASLLMRALFPEFRVRDYTCGYRAYRWETIKRGFDIYGERFIDQAGFVVMLDILLKLCAAGARTAEVPFHLRYDRKRGGSKMRVLANIADTLRLLARRRFWSFRS
- a CDS encoding DUF2079 domain-containing protein translates to MGKRRQTKRKPSHMKGGARRWISSRKPGTDVEPVAPGLLAWCNRYGLYIAIGLAVVYAVAFCAISHFKYHNFNYSDFDLAIFSNAIWNTAHGDFMFTEIRDGCYFKDHVPVILLALAPVYKLFPSPLTLLYAQSIMLGAGAIPLFLLARREINGLWGILFAFLYLLYPAVGFINLFEFHALGFVPALLLFAFYFFRAKRYVPFLVFTGLAMLCREEVGLTVMMIGVYALIARRRWPWIVAPAAAGLVWFFVCVHVIIPHFNEGANIFGRLYGEMGTTPAQVIKTAITDPGKTFGVALTKDPGNPMINKPMYLHKVFAPVGYLALANPEALLVMAPQLALNLLVDTKAHMSPPTIYFQYTATLIPVLFFSSVLGLRRLLRVSILKQFWFVPAGYMLFFGGIAWALWSPQVAPAKAPSIESGEELMKSRNPAQTHLYRPNDVAQYREMLDAVPKDVPIAATFRFLHHLTNRHVLTSFHYIYLGREKVATERPRTLPDAVEYLLLDLRLSDATWGFAQADSPAIFYRLLQSGRWGIEKRLGQLVLLRKNAPELAALTRKVTEPPVTDLLSGSVEFGSVVRLLGADRAVGPVMGGHQVRLRAAWEFLAPLSSRLIVECALFDEGNRLVMIAERGAEEPVGTTADLGQMALAPGAWFSGDRVEVEYALLIPRAVPDGSYSLGLRCVPPKNVPWPIRVSAEYQLPGGFCRVGFITLGDGVSR
- a CDS encoding acyl-CoA thioesterase gives rise to the protein MAAEGGIVEVEVRVRFGETDRYDVAHSSCYLTWFELARVELLRACGLTIRDFDQAGVLIPVREFSAKLLAPIRYDDLIVVRARLAELTLLKIGISYEIVARDEVGSTELAEVRMLATGTTLNVSVNTATGRPTKLPAALFDALKTLYAPLAP